The Paenibacillus thermoaerophilus nucleotide sequence ATTTTGGGCACAGTCGAGAGGAGTTATCGCGCCATTATGAGCAGCACGAGTCGCAAACGCGGACGCGCCTGGTGGAGGACGGGACTGTTGTCCCTCGTTCTGCTGACGTCCGTGCCGGCCGCCGTATCGGCGGAATCGGCCGAAAGCAAGAAGCTTGACGAAATCATTCAAATGCTTCATAACCTTCACCTCAGCGCGCCGGGCAAGGAGCAGTTGTTGCAGGCCGGGATTCGCGGCATGATCGATTCGCTGCACGATCCTTATACGTCTTATATGTCCGAGACCGAGTTCAAAAAGTTTATGGACTCCATCTCCCGGCAATGGGTCGGGATGGGCGTCGTCCTGTCGAGCCAGGCGGGAAGTCCGGTTACGATCAGCGAAGTGCTCCCGGGTTCCCCGGCGGAAGCTGCGGGGCTGCAACCCGGAGACGTGCTGAAGGCGATCAACGGCACGGCCGTTACCGTGGACAATCTGAACCAACTGACGAGCGGCTGGACAAAAGGCGACAACGTCAAGGTGCAAATCGAACGAGACGGCCGGACGATGGAGCGCACGATCGCCGTCGACGAGCTTGAGCTGCCGTTGGTGGACAGCTCCCGCTTGACGGAGGACACGGGGTATATCCGCATCTTGTCGTTCGGCGAAAAAACGGACGATCAGGTCGGCCAAGCATTGGCCGATCTGAAAAAAAGCGGCAAGCTGTCCTCCCTGGTGATCGATCTCCGGGACAATCCCGGCGGACTGTTGGAAGCGGCCGGACAAGTGGCGGGGCGGTTCATGGAGAGCGGGGTGCTGGCGTACATCCGCGACAAGGACGGCGTCGAGAGCCCCATCCGGATCGAGAACGGCAGCAAATTCGAGGGCAAGGTGACGCTGCTGGTGAACGGCGGCACCGCGAGCGCATCCGAAGTGCTGGCCGGCGCTCTGCAGGATCATGGCATCGCCCAGATCGCCGGGTCGAAAACCTACGGCAAAGGCGTGATCCAGCAAGTGTTCGCCCTGCCGTCGAACGGGGGATATCTGAAGGTTACGGTACAGGAGTATCTGACTCCCGGCAAACATCCCGTTCAAGGGGTAGGCATCAAACCAGACCTCACGACGGAAGGAGAAGGCGCGCAGACGGCGCAGGCGCTTCGCGCGGCGGGCGTCGGCTCGCCGTCGCTGACCGCCGGAGCGGGCGTCTGCCGAATCCAGACGGTCGACTGCGGCGGCGGAGCATCGGCTTCGATCGTGCGCGACGGCCGCGTCTACGTGCCGCTGCGCACGGTGGCCGCGCTGCTGGGCTCGGAGGTTCGCTGGAACGGGGATACGCGGCGCATCGAGCTGACCGGTCCCGTGCGGGCATCGTTCGTCTCGGGCGGAGAGGGGCTGCTGCTCGTGGACGGAGTCAACTATGTCGATCTGGAATCGTTCGCCGTGAACGTGCCCGGCCGCAAGCTGACCAAAGGGGCCGACGGCATCTGGACCTGGGCGGCGGAATAAGCGGACGGAGAATGTCGAAGAAGACCTGCCTTGCGGCGGGTCTTTTTTATAAGCGAGCTTCAGGGAGAGGGGAGATACCGATGGTATGGCAACATCGGAGCCGATCGCTCCGGAAGGCCGGTCGGCAAGGCGGCGTTCCGAGGGATCTCGCCGGAAAATATGGGGGAGCTGTTCGTTGAACTCGTTGATTCGGCTTCGTTCGGCTGGAGCGGCCGAGCGATCCGGTAGCACGGGGGGCTGAGGCTTGTTCGGCAAAAGGCGGAGGCCGCTCCTCCAAATGCAAAATGACACGAAAAAATTCATTGCGGAGCCGAAGTCGGCTCCATCCATGCAAAAATACACTTCATGCGAGCGGATTCGGCCTTGAAGCGCCCTTCTGTTCATATTTTGTGGTACATTTGCACTTGAGGCGGCCCGTAAAAAAATCTGGAAAAATCCCGGAACCTAACATTTGGAAATTCGTATACTCTATAGGCTGGCCCATGTGCATGACATAGAAGGCCTTCATATCGCGAAATGGAGAGAGGAGCTGTCTGAACATGAAATCGAATTGGAAACGCAAGGCGTTGGCGGGAGTGATCGCCATGACGACGGCCGTCGCGACGGCGGTACCGGCGTTCGCGGCCGAGTCGGACGAGCCCAAGCCGCTGTCCGTCTACGTTGGCGGGGAGCGATTGGAATTCGAAACGCAGCCGCTGTTGGTGGAAGGCACGACGCTGGTGCAGTTCCGCCCGATTTTCGAGAAGCTGGGCTTTAAGGTTGACTGGGATGGGGAGACCCGGACCGTAACGGGAACGAAGGAAGGTTTGGAGATCGTGCTGACGATCGGCAGCGACGTCGCCAAGGTCAACGGCAAGGAAGTGAAGCTGGAGCAGGCGGCACGCATCGAAAACGATACGACGCTTGTCCCGCTCCGGATGGTCGGGGAGACGGCGGATCAGCAGGTGAACTGGATCGGCTACGAGCGCAGAGTCGATATCGGCGATCTGGAGCATGTGCTGGGCAGCTTGTACGATCTGCATATTCAATATACCGAAGACGAGGACAAGGCGGGCGTGCTGAGCACGATCGCCGAATCGTCTCCGGTGTACGCCGAAGCAAGCGTGTTGTTTGGCCGGACGTTCGCCTTGACCGACATGGATTACGAAGTGGTCGATTTCAAGCTGTTGGGAGCCGAAGGCAACCAGGCGGTCGCCGAAGCGGTGACGCTCGCGAAAAAAGTGCAAGGTCCGGACGAGTTGGCCGACCAGCAGGTGACGCAGCGCCACGTGTTCGTCAACGAATCCGGTTCCTGGAAACTCGTCAACAGTGTCACCGTCGCGGTCGACTTCTTGAACGCCGATTTGTACGAGGACAAGAAGCCCTCGGTGCCCGCGGCGGAGGCACAAGCGATCAAGAACTTCCTGGAGCAATTCCGCATCGCTTCGGAGAAGGAGGATTGGGTCGCGTACGAGTCCATGTACCACGACGAATATCCCAATAAAGAGACATTGTTCGCGCAAGCGAAGCAGCTTGGCGCTCTGATGGATCTTCAGTTCGAATACAGCGACATTTCCATTATCCGGTACGAGGACGGGGAAGCGTGGGTACGGCTTCATCAATTCAGCAAGCTGACGGGCGGCCAGCGGCTGATTCCGGATTTCCATTTGGACACGGTGTACAAGCTGAAGAAAAACGCCGCAGGCGAATGGAAGCTGGCCGAAGACATCGATCTGCACGTTCAATATTTGGTCGATTGACGGAATGAGGTTCACTCTCCTATTTTGCGGCATAATTCTCGCCTCTCCCTCATAGGGTAGTACTACCAATGGGACAAGGGAGAGAGCGCGGATGAACAAGGCGCGGATCACATATCGGTTTGACGGCGAAGGCAGGCGCGTGCCGGATACGCAGACAAGCGGCTGGGAACGGCTGGAGGGCCGGGATGGCGATTGGGCGGACAGGGAACGGCGGGATGAGCTCCGCGACGGCGGGGATCATCGTGCCGATTACCCGGTCCGGGAACGGGCGGGGAAAGGCAATGTCGTCCCGCTTGAGACGGGCGAATACCGGATCGTCCGGGAGGAAGACGAGTACCGCCGGCCGCCAACCTCGTATGGCGAACGGAGACCGGAGGATCGCGTTCCGGACGCGCCTTATGCCCGCTCCGGCAGAGCGTCGGGGCAGAACGGCGGCTACCGGACCGGCGAGACGTACCGCGATTACCGCATCGAAAGTCCGAACCGGGATTACGGCGCCTGGTCGGAGGAATACGAGTCGGATACGTTAAGCATCGAGCGCATGATCCGGAATTCCTCCGAAGTCCGCTCGGCTTATGAGACGCCGCATCGGCCGCCGGCCGCATTCGGACCGCAGGCGCACGGCGCGGAGCGGGACGGCCGCTATCGGCCGGGAGAGGACGGACGCGGCGGAGGGGATCGCGGGCCGCACCGCGACGAGCGCTCCGGCCGTTACGGCGCCGAGCGGTTCGAGCGGCTTCCGCCGCCGAACCCGGACCGCAGGGAATGGCACGCGGAGCATGCGCCGCCCCGTCATCCGGCCCCGGCCGATTACCGGGAATGGCCGCGCGCACAGCGGTCCGCTCCGGGTTATCCGCCGTATGACGATCCGGAGACGGAGCACCACGTGCCGGTTATCGAAGGGCCGCTGGTGGAAGGCGGCCACGGCGGCACGATGCGGTTCGGCCGCATGCCCTGGCTGCGTATTATCGCGTCGGCGGCGGGAGCCGTATTAACCGGCGTGCTGCTTGGGTACATCGTGCTCGCGTTGCTTGGCGGCGACGGCGAAGACAAGACGATTCCGGCGGGAGTCGGCACCGACTCCGGCACGGCGGCGGGAACGGGCACGGCCGCCGGAACCGGCCAAGGGCCGCAGACGGCCGGCGCTTCCGCAGCCGGAGCGGTGTCGGTGAACCTGCCCGCCCGTACGTACGTGCTGCTGCAGACCGGCGCTTTCTCGTCGGCGCAAGGGGCGGAGACGCTGAAGCGGGAGCTCGACTCGAAAGGGCTGGCCGCGTCGGTCGAAGCCGGCGCGATGAATGTGGTGTACTCCGGCGTGGCGGCCAATCGCGACGACGCGCAGAAGCTGCGGGAGCTGCTCGACGGACGCGTCCTGGAGACCGCCATCAAGCCCCAGGTGCTGCCGACCGTAACGAGCCTGCGCTGGGGAAGCGACAGCGGACAGCGGGCGGAAGCGTTGTTTACGCAAGGGGGGCGGCTTGCGGATTCGATCATGAAGCTGTCCGTGCTCCAGCTTGAAGCCGGGACGCCGCGCAAGCTCGACGACAGCACGCTGCCCGCCGTGAAGCAGGCGCACCAGGCCTACACGACCGCCGCCACGGCGGCCGCGGGCGAGGTGCCGA carries:
- a CDS encoding SPOR domain-containing protein, with protein sequence MNKARITYRFDGEGRRVPDTQTSGWERLEGRDGDWADRERRDELRDGGDHRADYPVRERAGKGNVVPLETGEYRIVREEDEYRRPPTSYGERRPEDRVPDAPYARSGRASGQNGGYRTGETYRDYRIESPNRDYGAWSEEYESDTLSIERMIRNSSEVRSAYETPHRPPAAFGPQAHGAERDGRYRPGEDGRGGGDRGPHRDERSGRYGAERFERLPPPNPDRREWHAEHAPPRHPAPADYREWPRAQRSAPGYPPYDDPETEHHVPVIEGPLVEGGHGGTMRFGRMPWLRIIASAAGAVLTGVLLGYIVLALLGGDGEDKTIPAGVGTDSGTAAGTGTAAGTGQGPQTAGASAAGAVSVNLPARTYVLLQTGAFSSAQGAETLKRELDSKGLAASVEAGAMNVVYSGVAANRDDAQKLRELLDGRVLETAIKPQVLPTVTSLRWGSDSGQRAEALFTQGGRLADSIMKLSVLQLEAGTPRKLDDSTLPAVKQAHQAYTTAATAAAGEVPKEQAALFQQMGTGLSAAVQSLEQYNKNPSASLMWQAQNGVVQYLLAERAMLEALKD
- a CDS encoding S41 family peptidase, with protein sequence MSSTSRKRGRAWWRTGLLSLVLLTSVPAAVSAESAESKKLDEIIQMLHNLHLSAPGKEQLLQAGIRGMIDSLHDPYTSYMSETEFKKFMDSISRQWVGMGVVLSSQAGSPVTISEVLPGSPAEAAGLQPGDVLKAINGTAVTVDNLNQLTSGWTKGDNVKVQIERDGRTMERTIAVDELELPLVDSSRLTEDTGYIRILSFGEKTDDQVGQALADLKKSGKLSSLVIDLRDNPGGLLEAAGQVAGRFMESGVLAYIRDKDGVESPIRIENGSKFEGKVTLLVNGGTASASEVLAGALQDHGIAQIAGSKTYGKGVIQQVFALPSNGGYLKVTVQEYLTPGKHPVQGVGIKPDLTTEGEGAQTAQALRAAGVGSPSLTAGAGVCRIQTVDCGGGASASIVRDGRVYVPLRTVAALLGSEVRWNGDTRRIELTGPVRASFVSGGEGLLLVDGVNYVDLESFAVNVPGRKLTKGADGIWTWAAE
- a CDS encoding copper amine oxidase N-terminal domain-containing protein, yielding MKSNWKRKALAGVIAMTTAVATAVPAFAAESDEPKPLSVYVGGERLEFETQPLLVEGTTLVQFRPIFEKLGFKVDWDGETRTVTGTKEGLEIVLTIGSDVAKVNGKEVKLEQAARIENDTTLVPLRMVGETADQQVNWIGYERRVDIGDLEHVLGSLYDLHIQYTEDEDKAGVLSTIAESSPVYAEASVLFGRTFALTDMDYEVVDFKLLGAEGNQAVAEAVTLAKKVQGPDELADQQVTQRHVFVNESGSWKLVNSVTVAVDFLNADLYEDKKPSVPAAEAQAIKNFLEQFRIASEKEDWVAYESMYHDEYPNKETLFAQAKQLGALMDLQFEYSDISIIRYEDGEAWVRLHQFSKLTGGQRLIPDFHLDTVYKLKKNAAGEWKLAEDIDLHVQYLVD